The following proteins are encoded in a genomic region of Micromonospora olivasterospora:
- a CDS encoding nuclear transport factor 2 family protein, with the protein MLEAFVAATRSGELAELVRVLAPDVVLVGDSGGHFPAARRPVTGADKVGKLLLGLFRQAGRYVQPLRARPALVDGSLGLQLETVHPDGRPLRQVIAFTVHGGRITGIFNQLNPEKMARVPALAETDTWPPRW; encoded by the coding sequence GTGCTGGAGGCCTTCGTGGCGGCGACCCGCTCGGGGGAGCTGGCCGAGCTGGTCCGGGTGCTCGCCCCGGACGTGGTGCTGGTCGGCGACAGCGGCGGGCACTTCCCGGCCGCCCGGCGCCCCGTCACCGGCGCCGACAAGGTCGGCAAGCTCCTCCTCGGCCTGTTCCGCCAGGCGGGCCGCTACGTCCAGCCGCTGCGGGCCCGGCCGGCGCTGGTGGACGGGTCGCTCGGGTTGCAGCTGGAGACCGTCCACCCCGACGGCCGGCCGCTGCGGCAGGTCATCGCGTTCACCGTTCACGGGGGGCGGATCACCGGCATCTTCAACCAGCTCAACCCGGAGAAGATGGCCCGCGTGCCGGCCCTGGCCGAGACCGACACCTGGCCGCCACGCTGGTGA
- a CDS encoding DUF402 domain-containing protein — translation MPSDVVRVIYRKYDGSAHRDYLARRLAEDDLGVWLGVPAGTESVYHGRPSVEQIPFVLLVPRAAWWTGMFNPPPRTSEVYCDITTPARWEGDDTVHLIDLDLDVVRRRATGNVELRDEDEFAEHRERFGYPDDVVAEAEAAARRLFVALGDGTEPFATSYRKWLALVV, via the coding sequence ATGCCGAGCGACGTGGTCCGTGTGATCTACCGCAAGTACGACGGCAGCGCCCACCGCGACTACCTCGCCCGGCGGCTGGCCGAGGACGACCTCGGCGTCTGGCTCGGCGTGCCCGCCGGCACCGAGTCGGTCTACCACGGCCGGCCCTCGGTCGAGCAGATCCCGTTCGTGCTGCTGGTCCCTCGGGCGGCCTGGTGGACCGGGATGTTCAACCCGCCGCCGCGCACCAGCGAGGTCTACTGCGACATCACCACCCCCGCCCGCTGGGAGGGCGACGACACCGTCCACCTGATCGACCTCGACCTGGACGTGGTGCGCCGCCGGGCGACCGGCAACGTCGAGCTGCGCGACGAGGACGAGTTCGCCGAGCACCGGGAGCGGTTCGGCTACCCCGACGACGTCGTGGCCGAGGCGGAGGCCGCCGCCCGGCGGCTGTTCGTCGCGCTCGGCGACGGCACCGAGCCGTTCGCCACGTCGTACCGGAAGTGGCTGGCCCTGGTGGTCTGA
- a CDS encoding ATP-dependent DNA helicase, producing the protein MTPPRTATGPVPRSTARRRGNRPSGVELLAAAVGAVPGGAARPGQQQMTTAIEECVASGDHLLVQAGTGTGKSLAYLAPALTVDGPVVVSTATLALQSQLVDHDLPRLADAVRPLLGRRPTYAVLKGRHHYLCLARLDGSTEDEPQDGLFDAPGSGSGGKWLGEAGRLGKQIQRLRDWAMETETGDRDELDPGVDDQVWRVVSMPARECVGAARCPFGAECFAEASRARAREADIVVTNHSLLAVDMLAGRHIVPPHKLLIVDEAHELADRVSSAAQAELVPELIDRSARRARPLLRPEVAERLTEAGDALAVGLAEAPAGRLTAGLPGPLREACTLLDGATRAALDAIGEAKADDPDPVRKQQAKAVLDELSTTAQRLLEEADHDVAWVEKPDNGSRRALVVAPLSVAGTLSAHLYDERTVVATSATLTLGGRFDTVARALGLEAPPVDPPSPAAAALAAATASGGSSGAAAGGKAGPAAAGPGEGPAGTAPATEGPGWRSLDVGSPFDYARQGILYVAAHLPRPSVSGLPEAAGEELLSLVGALGGRTLGLFSSRRAAQQAAELLRARTELPVLLQGEESLPILVRKFREERSSCLFGVMSLWQGVDVPGDSCQLVVIDRLPFPRPDEPLAAARAAAVDAGGGSGFAAVSVPIAAVRLAQGVGRLIRATGDKGVVAVLDSRLETARGYGPFLRRSLPPFWYTTRPEVVRGALERLAQS; encoded by the coding sequence GTGACTCCGCCGCGCACCGCCACCGGTCCCGTCCCCCGCAGCACCGCCCGGCGGCGCGGCAACCGGCCCAGCGGCGTGGAGCTGCTCGCCGCCGCGGTCGGCGCGGTCCCCGGCGGGGCGGCCCGCCCCGGCCAGCAGCAGATGACCACCGCCATCGAGGAGTGCGTCGCCTCGGGCGACCACCTGCTGGTGCAGGCGGGCACGGGCACCGGCAAGTCGCTGGCGTACCTCGCGCCGGCGCTGACCGTCGACGGGCCGGTGGTGGTCTCCACCGCGACCCTGGCGTTGCAGTCCCAGCTGGTCGACCACGACCTGCCCCGGCTCGCCGACGCGGTGCGGCCGCTGCTCGGCCGCCGGCCCACGTACGCGGTGCTCAAGGGGCGGCACCACTACCTCTGCCTGGCCCGGCTGGACGGCTCCACAGAGGACGAGCCGCAGGACGGCCTCTTCGACGCGCCGGGCTCCGGGAGCGGCGGGAAGTGGCTCGGCGAGGCGGGCCGGCTCGGCAAGCAGATCCAGCGGCTGCGCGACTGGGCGATGGAGACCGAGACGGGCGACCGTGACGAGCTGGACCCGGGCGTCGACGACCAGGTGTGGCGGGTGGTGTCCATGCCGGCACGGGAGTGCGTCGGGGCGGCCCGCTGTCCGTTCGGCGCGGAGTGCTTCGCCGAGGCGTCCCGGGCACGGGCCCGGGAGGCCGACATCGTGGTCACCAACCACAGCCTGCTCGCCGTCGACATGCTCGCCGGCCGGCACATCGTGCCGCCGCACAAGCTGCTGATCGTGGACGAGGCGCACGAGCTGGCCGACCGGGTCTCCTCCGCCGCGCAGGCCGAGCTGGTGCCGGAGCTGATCGACCGGTCGGCCCGCCGGGCCCGCCCGCTGCTGCGCCCGGAGGTCGCCGAGCGGCTCACCGAGGCCGGCGACGCCCTCGCCGTCGGGCTGGCCGAGGCGCCCGCCGGCCGGCTCACCGCCGGGCTGCCGGGGCCGCTGCGCGAGGCGTGCACGCTGCTCGACGGGGCCACCCGGGCCGCCCTCGACGCTATCGGCGAGGCGAAGGCCGACGACCCGGACCCGGTCCGCAAACAGCAGGCCAAGGCGGTGCTGGACGAGCTGTCCACGACCGCCCAGCGGCTGCTGGAGGAGGCCGACCACGACGTCGCCTGGGTCGAGAAGCCGGACAACGGCAGTCGAAGGGCGCTCGTGGTCGCCCCGTTGTCGGTCGCCGGCACCCTCTCCGCCCACCTGTACGACGAGCGCACCGTCGTCGCCACCTCGGCGACGCTGACGCTCGGCGGCCGGTTCGACACGGTGGCCCGGGCACTGGGGCTGGAGGCGCCGCCGGTCGACCCGCCGTCCCCGGCCGCCGCCGCCCTGGCCGCCGCCACCGCGTCCGGCGGGTCGAGCGGCGCGGCGGCCGGTGGGAAGGCCGGCCCGGCCGCGGCCGGGCCGGGCGAAGGGCCCGCCGGCACCGCCCCGGCCACCGAGGGGCCCGGCTGGCGATCCCTCGACGTCGGGTCGCCGTTCGACTACGCCCGGCAGGGCATCCTGTACGTCGCCGCGCACCTGCCCCGCCCCAGCGTCTCCGGGCTGCCCGAGGCGGCCGGCGAGGAACTGCTCTCGCTGGTCGGCGCGCTGGGTGGGCGTACCCTCGGTCTCTTCTCCTCACGACGGGCCGCGCAGCAGGCGGCGGAGCTGCTGCGGGCGCGCACCGAGCTGCCGGTGCTGCTGCAGGGCGAGGAGTCGCTGCCGATCCTGGTGCGCAAGTTCCGCGAGGAGAGGTCGAGCTGCCTGTTCGGGGTGATGTCGCTCTGGCAGGGGGTCGACGTGCCCGGCGACTCCTGCCAGCTCGTGGTGATCGACCGGCTGCCGTTCCCGCGCCCCGACGAGCCGCTCGCCGCGGCCCGGGCCGCGGCCGTGGACGCCGGCGGCGGCTCCGGGTTCGCCGCGGTGAGCGTGCCGATCGCCGCCGTACGGCTCGCCCAGGGGGTGGGCCGGCTGATCCGGGCCACCGGGGACAAGGGCGTGGTCGCGGTGCTCGACTCCCGGCTGGAGACCGCCCGCGGCTACGGGCCGTTCCTGCGCCGCTCGCTGCCCCCGTTCTGGTACACCACCCGGCCGGAGGTCGTCCGCGGCGCCCTGGAGCGGCTCGCCCAGTCGTGA
- a CDS encoding AI-2E family transporter, producing MVVPGNVCWPPCRPGRAGYLMREVRLSRLERVVGRLRRAFGPGRESVRRGRPDPVGAGGPEEGGVASPASPGPVAPPSAVVAGAQPPAAVHASTSSRDDADVPHGLRIAAAWSWRLIVIGAVAWALLRIVGTIRVVIIPLAVALLLSALLAPAVGWLLRARFPRSLATGVVLVGGLAAVVGTLTLVVSEFIKGVPELSKNASQGVRQIQDWLKTGPLHLSDNQLNRYIDEAQNWINENTNNLTSGAIATAATLAEVLTGMVLVLFATFFFLRDGNSIWRFLVRLLPVAARWKVDDAGRASWETLVAYVRATVLVAFIDAVGIGIFLVIFDIPFAFPLAALVFLGAFIPIVGAALSGGVAVLVALVDSGPVTALIILGVVIGVQQVEGHVLQPLIMGRAVAIHPLAVIIGIAGGVVLAGITGALVSVPLIAVLNTAVRRLAARTVPDTPPDAVVVAAKAP from the coding sequence ATGGTGGTGCCGGGAAACGTATGCTGGCCCCCCTGTCGTCCGGGTCGGGCGGGTTACCTGATGCGGGAGGTGCGCTTGAGCCGCTTGGAGCGGGTGGTCGGACGGCTCCGCCGCGCGTTCGGGCCCGGACGGGAGTCGGTGCGGCGCGGCCGTCCGGACCCGGTGGGCGCGGGCGGGCCGGAGGAGGGCGGGGTGGCCTCGCCGGCCTCGCCCGGGCCGGTGGCTCCGCCGTCGGCCGTGGTGGCCGGCGCCCAGCCCCCGGCGGCGGTGCACGCCTCCACCTCCAGCCGCGACGACGCGGACGTGCCGCACGGCCTGCGGATCGCCGCCGCCTGGTCCTGGCGGCTCATCGTCATCGGGGCCGTGGCGTGGGCGCTGCTGAGGATCGTCGGCACCATCCGGGTCGTAATCATTCCGCTGGCCGTCGCGCTGCTGCTCTCGGCGCTGCTGGCGCCGGCCGTGGGCTGGCTGCTCCGGGCGCGCTTCCCCCGCTCCCTGGCGACCGGGGTGGTGCTGGTGGGCGGCCTGGCCGCCGTCGTCGGCACGCTGACCCTGGTGGTCAGCGAGTTCATCAAGGGCGTGCCGGAGCTGAGCAAGAACGCGTCCCAGGGCGTGCGGCAGATCCAGGACTGGCTCAAGACGGGCCCGCTGCACCTCTCGGACAACCAGCTCAACCGGTACATCGACGAGGCACAGAACTGGATCAACGAGAACACCAACAACCTGACCAGCGGGGCGATCGCCACGGCCGCCACCCTCGCCGAGGTGCTGACCGGCATGGTGCTGGTGCTGTTCGCCACGTTCTTCTTCCTGCGTGACGGCAACAGCATCTGGCGCTTCCTGGTCCGGCTGCTGCCGGTGGCCGCCCGGTGGAAGGTCGACGACGCCGGCCGGGCGTCCTGGGAGACCCTGGTGGCCTACGTGCGGGCCACGGTGCTGGTCGCCTTCATCGACGCCGTCGGCATCGGCATCTTCCTGGTGATCTTCGACATCCCGTTCGCGTTCCCGCTGGCGGCGCTGGTGTTCCTCGGGGCGTTCATCCCGATCGTCGGGGCGGCGCTCTCCGGCGGCGTGGCGGTGCTCGTCGCGCTGGTCGACAGCGGCCCCGTCACCGCCCTGATCATCCTGGGCGTGGTGATCGGCGTGCAGCAGGTCGAGGGGCACGTGCTCCAGCCACTGATCATGGGTCGGGCGGTGGCCATCCACCCGCTCGCCGTGATCATCGGCATCGCCGGCGGCGTCGTGCTCGCCGGCATCACCGGGGCGCTGGTCTCGGTGCCGCTGATCGCGGTGCTCAACACCGCCGTCCGCCGGCTCGCCGCGCGCACCGTGCCGGACACGCCGCCGGACGCCGTGGTGGTCGCCGCCAAGGCCCCCTGA
- a CDS encoding GroES family chaperonin: MTADKNLDSGLPIRLLHDRVLVRTEGSEGERRSTAGIVIPATAAVGKRLAWATAVGVGPHVRSIVSGDRVLFDPDDRSEVELHGRGYVLLRERDVHAVAAERVETEASGSTGLYL, encoded by the coding sequence GTGACCGCCGACAAGAATCTCGACTCCGGCCTGCCGATCCGCCTGCTGCACGACCGGGTGCTGGTGCGGACGGAGGGGAGCGAGGGTGAGCGCCGCTCCACCGCGGGCATCGTGATCCCGGCGACCGCCGCCGTGGGCAAACGCCTGGCCTGGGCAACCGCGGTGGGCGTGGGCCCGCACGTACGCTCGATCGTCTCCGGCGACCGGGTGCTCTTCGACCCGGACGACCGGTCGGAGGTGGAACTGCACGGCCGGGGGTACGTCCTGCTGCGCGAGCGGGACGTGCACGCGGTCGCCGCCGAGCGGGTCGAGACGGAGGCCTCCGGCTCCACCGGCCTGTATCTGTAA